Proteins from a single region of Crocosphaera sp. UHCC 0190:
- a CDS encoding UDP-N-acetylmuramoyl-tripeptide--D-alanyl-D-alanine ligase — protein MNLSEICNAIDQCLQESSLELPNQNINGINTDSREIKPGEVFLALRGEKFDGHLFVETAIEKGAVAVIVDRVVTVNSVKKIPQIIVKDTLIAYQKIANAWRNKFTIPIIGITGSVGKTTTKELISAVLGVYGRVHKTQANYNNEIGVPKTLLELTANHDYAVIEMAMRASGEIALLTQIARPTLGVITNVGTAHIGRLGSEQAIAEAKCELLAEMAEDEVVILNHDNERLIKTAATRWQGKTITYGLEGGEITGELLDNQRLRVQGQDFPLPLPGRHNALNYLAALAVARQLNLDWTPLTQGVSVELPKGRSQQYQLPHDILLLDETYNAGFESMKAALHLLKDTPGQRYIAVLGTMKELGDKSPQLHRQVGETAQNLGIDRLYILVDDPEAKAIAEGVTDRIVECIPTQEDLVQRLIEVIKPGDRLLFKASNSVGLNRVVEKLRQQLG, from the coding sequence ATGAATCTCAGTGAAATCTGCAATGCTATTGATCAATGCTTACAAGAATCATCTCTGGAGTTACCAAATCAAAACATTAATGGAATCAATACCGATAGTCGTGAAATTAAACCAGGAGAAGTCTTTTTGGCTTTGAGAGGGGAGAAATTTGATGGACATTTATTTGTAGAAACAGCCATTGAGAAAGGCGCAGTTGCTGTCATTGTTGATCGGGTTGTGACCGTAAATTCTGTTAAGAAAATCCCCCAAATCATTGTTAAAGATACATTAATTGCTTATCAAAAAATTGCTAACGCTTGGCGAAATAAATTTACAATTCCTATCATTGGCATCACGGGATCAGTGGGCAAAACGACTACTAAAGAGTTGATTTCGGCTGTTTTGGGCGTTTATGGAAGAGTTCATAAAACACAGGCAAATTATAATAACGAAATTGGGGTTCCCAAAACCCTCTTAGAATTGACAGCTAACCATGATTATGCCGTCATTGAAATGGCGATGCGGGCCTCTGGAGAAATTGCCTTACTCACTCAAATTGCCCGTCCCACCCTCGGAGTCATTACCAATGTGGGAACGGCCCATATTGGGAGACTGGGATCAGAACAGGCGATCGCTGAGGCAAAATGTGAATTATTAGCTGAAATGGCTGAAGATGAGGTCGTTATCCTTAACCATGATAACGAGCGTTTAATCAAAACGGCAGCAACAAGGTGGCAAGGTAAAACTATCACCTATGGGTTGGAAGGGGGTGAGATTACAGGAGAATTGCTAGATAATCAAAGATTACGGGTGCAAGGCCAAGATTTTCCTTTACCCTTACCAGGCCGTCACAATGCCTTAAATTATTTAGCTGCTTTAGCGGTGGCGAGGCAATTAAACTTAGATTGGACTCCCCTGACTCAAGGGGTTTCTGTCGAACTCCCCAAAGGGCGATCGCAACAATATCAATTACCCCATGATATCTTGCTCTTAGATGAAACCTATAATGCGGGGTTTGAGTCCATGAAAGCCGCCCTACACCTTTTAAAAGATACCCCAGGGCAGCGATATATTGCCGTTTTGGGAACGATGAAGGAATTAGGAGACAAGTCCCCTCAATTGCACCGCCAAGTGGGGGAAACGGCTCAAAATTTAGGAATTGATCGTCTTTATATTTTGGTGGATGATCCAGAAGCTAAAGCCATAGCTGAGGGAGTCACAGATAGAATCGTAGAATGTATCCCGACTCAGGAAGATTTGGTACAACGGTTAATTGAAGTGATTAAACCAGGCGATCGCCTTTTATTTAAAGCCTCAAATTCCGTCGGGTTAAACCGGGTGGTGGAAAAACTACGTCAACAACTGGGTTAA